GCGGGCGAAGCTGTTGGCCAGGATCGGGATGAAGGTGCTGCGCTCGCGGCAGGCGAGCATGGCCTTGACGATGCTCGCGCGGTAGGCGCGCAGCATGCAGCCATAGTCGCTCATGGCAACGCCGGTGGAGCGCTGCACGGCGAGGTTGATCAGCTTCGACGGCCAGCGGCGCAGGGCCGAGTCCTGGCGCTGCTGGCGCACGCTGCCGACCACGTCGTAGCCCTGCGCGGCCTGCTCGACCAGGCGCGGGATTTCCTCCGGCGGGTTCTGCAGGTCGGCGTCCAGGGTGATCACCAGGTCGCCACGGCATTCCTCGAAGCCGGCCATGATCGCCGCGTGCTGGCCGTAGTTGCGGTTGAGGATCACCGCCACGACGTGGCTGCCGGGAGCCTCGGCGGCCTCCAGGAGCAGGTCGGCGGAACTGTCGCGGCTGCCGTCGTCGATCAGGATGATCTCGTAGTCGCGGCCCAGCGTGTCGCAGGCCGCCGTGGTGCGGCGCAGCAACTCGGGCAGGCTGGCCTCTTCGTTGTACACCGGGATGACGATGGACACGCGGTTGATCGGATAGGGTTTCACGATGGCGTCACCGGGTGAGGGTTTCGATGGCTTCCACCACGCGGTCGAGGTCGCCGCTGGTCATGTCGGGGAACAGCGGGATGGAGCACAGGCGCGCCGAGTTCCATTCGGTGTCGGGCAGGTGCACGTCGGGGAAGCGCTGGCGGTAGTAGCTGTGCAGGTGGCTGCCGATGAAGTGGATGCCGCTGCCGATACCGCGCTGCTGCAGGGCCTGCATGAAGCCGTCGCGGTCAATGCCGCAGCGCTCGGCGTCGATGCGCAGGATGTACAGGTGCCAGGCGTGGTCGTGAGGCTGGTCCGGCACCGCCAGGGGCTCGACCGGCAGGCCGGCCAGGCGCTCCCGGTAGGCCGCCGCCAGTTCGGCGCGGCGCGCGTTGATCGCTGCCAGGCGGTCGAGCTGGACCAGGGCGATGGCCGCGTTGATGTCGGTGAGGTTGTACTTGAAGCCGGGCTCGATCACCTGGGCCTGGGGCTTGCGGCCGTGGGTCAGGCGGTCGTAGGCGTCCACGCCCAGGCCGTGGAACTTGAGCATGCGCACGCGATCGGCCAGGGCGTCGTCGTCGGTGACGAACATGCCGCCTTCGGCGCAGGTCATGTTCTTGATCGCGTGGAAGGAGAAGATCGCGGTGCCGCTCTGGCCGATGGGCCGGCCCCGGTAGCGGGTGCCGGCGGCGTGGGCGGCGTCTTCGATCACGGCGATGCCGTGGCGCTGCGCCAGCGCGTTGATCGGGTCCATGTCGGCGGCGGCGCCGGCGTAGTGCACCGGGATGATGGCGCGGGTACGCGGGGTGATCGCCGCTTCGATGCGCGCGGCGTCGGTCATCAGGGTGTCGCGGTCGACATCGACGAACACCGGCGTGGCGCCGAGCAGGCAGATCATGTTGGCGGTGGACACCCAGGTCTGCGACGGGGTGATCACCTCGTCGCCCGGGCCGATGCCCAGCGCCAGCAGCGCCAGGTGCATGCCGCCGGTGGCCGAGGCCAGCGCCACGGCGTGCCGGCAGCCGATGGATTGAGCGAAGCGCTGTTCCAGTTCCTGGTTCTTCGGGCCGGTGGTGATCCAGCCTGAGCGCAGCACCTCGTTGACCGCCCGGATCTCCTCGTCACCGATGCCGGGGCGGGAGAAGGGGAGGAAGTTCATGTCCATGCGATGAGTCCTGACGGGCCGGGCCACGCTGCTTGAGTGCCGGAACGCTAGCGAGACGCTCGTTAAGAACCCGTTAAGTACATGTGGTGAAACTGTCATCGCCGCTCTGCGACCGGGCCGCGCGGCTTGTCCGAGCTGGAG
This Pseudomonas sp. ATCC 13867 DNA region includes the following protein-coding sequences:
- the arnC gene encoding undecaprenyl-phosphate 4-deoxy-4-formamido-L-arabinose transferase produces the protein MKPYPINRVSIVIPVYNEEASLPELLRRTTAACDTLGRDYEIILIDDGSRDSSADLLLEAAEAPGSHVVAVILNRNYGQHAAIMAGFEECRGDLVITLDADLQNPPEEIPRLVEQAAQGYDVVGSVRQQRQDSALRRWPSKLINLAVQRSTGVAMSDYGCMLRAYRASIVKAMLACRERSTFIPILANSFARHTSEILVAHAEREHGESKYDFMRLINLMFDLVTCMTTTPLRLLSLVGGTMALAGFCFALLLLALRLVFGAAWAGHGVFVLFAVLFTFTGVQLVGMGLLGEYLGRMYNDVRARPRFFIERVVRPRAALEARTTTPSSSLESLQP
- the arnB gene encoding UDP-4-amino-4-deoxy-L-arabinose aminotransferase, which gives rise to MDMNFLPFSRPGIGDEEIRAVNEVLRSGWITTGPKNQELEQRFAQSIGCRHAVALASATGGMHLALLALGIGPGDEVITPSQTWVSTANMICLLGATPVFVDVDRDTLMTDAARIEAAITPRTRAIIPVHYAGAAADMDPINALAQRHGIAVIEDAAHAAGTRYRGRPIGQSGTAIFSFHAIKNMTCAEGGMFVTDDDALADRVRMLKFHGLGVDAYDRLTHGRKPQAQVIEPGFKYNLTDINAAIALVQLDRLAAINARRAELAAAYRERLAGLPVEPLAVPDQPHDHAWHLYILRIDAERCGIDRDGFMQALQQRGIGSGIHFIGSHLHSYYRQRFPDVHLPDTEWNSARLCSIPLFPDMTSGDLDRVVEAIETLTR